Proteins encoded by one window of Cuniculiplasma divulgatum:
- a CDS encoding FkbM family methyltransferase, translated as MSDSRIKFGNFNLQYNDPHDLAAIIESYVLNVYRIQKIKKGGIVVDVGAGIGEFAVIASKIVGNEGKVIAIEPSPEDFKTLQYNIKKNKCGNVIPINSAVSDKKEKLSLSFKGKNFESKADTLQNIIENLKVPVNSIHYMKMDIEGAERFVIPLSIDIIKNFDYLAIQIHDGFSSELIPYMSSQGFEFKRVERNEYILNAFKKVVLHPTDAYRLWKAFKSTGENPGLAKISSGIDISKSDELVVGLFFKPNITA; from the coding sequence ATGAGTGATTCCAGAATAAAATTTGGTAATTTCAATCTGCAGTATAACGACCCTCATGACTTAGCTGCTATTATAGAAAGTTATGTGTTAAATGTATACAGAATCCAAAAAATTAAGAAAGGAGGTATTGTGGTGGATGTAGGTGCGGGTATTGGTGAATTTGCAGTAATAGCTTCGAAAATTGTCGGGAATGAAGGCAAGGTAATTGCAATAGAGCCCTCTCCAGAGGATTTTAAAACATTACAGTACAATATAAAGAAAAATAAATGTGGCAACGTTATACCAATAAATAGTGCAGTCTCAGATAAAAAGGAAAAACTCTCTCTTTCATTTAAGGGAAAAAATTTCGAATCCAAAGCAGATACGTTACAAAATATTATTGAAAATCTCAAAGTTCCAGTAAATTCAATCCATTATATGAAGATGGATATCGAGGGGGCAGAACGATTTGTAATTCCATTAAGCATCGATATAATCAAAAACTTTGATTATCTTGCCATTCAAATTCATGATGGTTTCTCAAGTGAACTCATTCCTTATATGAGTAGTCAGGGTTTTGAGTTCAAGCGGGTTGAGAGAAACGAATATATCTTAAATGCATTTAAAAAGGTAGTTCTACATCCAACCGATGCTTATCGTTTATGGAAAGCATTTAAAAGTACGGGAGAGAATCCGGGACTTGCGAAAATATCATCCGGTATCGATATTTCTAAGTCTGATGAGTTGGTTGTAGGCCTTTTCTTTAAGCCAAACATAACTGCCTAA